One genomic window of Cupriavidus malaysiensis includes the following:
- a CDS encoding lysophospholipid acyltransferase family protein, protein MTFLFWLISRLPLRWLHAAGGILGLLAARLPGRYATRLDENFRLAFPAATDAMLADAARSTGRMMLEMPYFWSRKTLKAKLYDFNDRVWPELDRLQDAHGKGLIILTPHLGCFEVLPQSYALRRPVTCLFKPPHQPWLRDFVERMRGRDNIAMAPATPRGVRMLVKALKRGQAVGILPDQVPSAGEGAWAPFFGKPAYTMSLVQRLQQLTGAPIVMVFAERLPHGGGYRAHLRVIDGMLPDDPSAAAAVINRTVESLVADAPTQYLWGYNRYKHPAGASLPPQAATDPSTP, encoded by the coding sequence ATGACTTTCCTGTTCTGGCTGATCTCCCGGCTGCCGCTGCGCTGGCTGCATGCCGCCGGCGGCATCCTCGGCCTGCTGGCAGCGCGCCTGCCCGGCCGCTATGCCACCCGGCTCGACGAGAACTTCCGCCTGGCCTTCCCGGCCGCCACCGATGCCATGCTGGCCGATGCCGCGCGCTCGACGGGCCGCATGATGCTGGAGATGCCCTACTTCTGGAGCCGCAAGACCCTCAAGGCGAAGCTCTATGATTTCAACGACCGCGTCTGGCCCGAGCTGGACAGGCTGCAGGATGCGCACGGCAAGGGACTGATCATCCTGACGCCCCACCTGGGCTGCTTCGAAGTGCTGCCGCAATCCTACGCGCTGCGCCGTCCCGTAACCTGCCTGTTCAAGCCGCCGCACCAGCCCTGGCTGCGCGACTTCGTCGAACGCATGCGCGGGCGCGACAACATCGCCATGGCGCCGGCCACCCCGCGCGGCGTGCGCATGCTGGTCAAGGCACTCAAGCGCGGCCAGGCAGTCGGCATCCTGCCCGACCAGGTACCGAGCGCCGGCGAGGGCGCCTGGGCGCCCTTCTTCGGCAAGCCTGCCTACACCATGAGCCTGGTACAGCGCCTGCAGCAGCTCACCGGCGCGCCGATCGTGATGGTGTTCGCCGAGCGCCTGCCGCATGGCGGCGGCTACCGCGCCCACCTGCGCGTGATCGACGGCATGCTGCCCGACGACCCGTCGGCCGCCGCCGCCGTCATCAACCGCACCGTGGAATCGCTGGTGGCCGACGCGCCGACCCAGTACCTGTGGGGCTACAACCGCTACAAGCATCCGGCGGGCGCCAGCCTGCCGCCGCAGGCCGCCACCGACCCGAGCACCCCATGA
- the metK gene encoding methionine adenosyltransferase, producing the protein MANDFLFTSESVSEGHPDKVADQISDAILDAILSQDKYARVAAETLCNTGLVVLAGEITTTANVDYIQVARDTIKRIGYDNTDYGIDYKGCAVLVAYDKQSPDIAQGVDRASDDYLNQGAGDQGLMFGYACDETPELMPFPIYYAHRLVERQSLLRRDGRLPWLRPDAKSQVTVRYVDGKPHSVDTVVLSTQHSPEISQAQIREAVIEEIIKPVLPAEMLKETKYLVNPTGRFVIGGPQGDCGLTGRKIIVDTYGGASPHGGGAFSGKDPSKVDRSAAYAARYVAKNVVAAGLARQCQVQVSYAIGVARPINITVYTEGTGKISDEKIAELVQEHFDLRPKGIVQMLDLLRPIYEKTAAYGHFGREEPEFSWEATDKAAALRAAAGL; encoded by the coding sequence GTGGCAAACGACTTCCTGTTCACTTCGGAATCCGTTTCCGAAGGCCATCCCGACAAGGTCGCCGACCAGATTTCCGACGCCATCCTGGACGCCATCCTGTCCCAGGACAAATATGCGCGCGTCGCCGCCGAGACCCTCTGCAACACCGGACTGGTGGTGCTGGCCGGCGAGATCACGACGACCGCCAACGTCGACTACATCCAGGTCGCACGCGATACGATCAAGCGCATCGGTTACGACAACACCGACTACGGCATCGACTACAAGGGCTGTGCAGTGCTGGTCGCCTACGACAAGCAGTCGCCTGACATCGCCCAGGGCGTCGACCGCGCCTCGGACGACTACCTGAACCAGGGTGCCGGCGACCAGGGCCTGATGTTCGGCTACGCCTGCGACGAAACCCCGGAACTGATGCCGTTCCCGATCTACTACGCGCACCGCCTGGTCGAGCGCCAGTCGCTGCTGCGCCGTGACGGCCGCCTGCCCTGGCTGCGCCCGGATGCCAAGTCGCAGGTGACCGTGCGTTATGTGGACGGCAAGCCGCACAGTGTCGATACCGTCGTGCTGTCGACCCAGCACTCGCCCGAGATCAGCCAGGCCCAGATCCGCGAGGCGGTGATCGAGGAGATCATCAAGCCGGTGCTGCCGGCCGAGATGCTGAAGGAAACCAAGTACCTGGTGAACCCGACCGGCCGCTTCGTCATCGGCGGCCCGCAGGGCGACTGCGGCCTGACCGGCCGCAAGATCATCGTCGACACCTATGGCGGCGCCTCGCCGCACGGCGGCGGTGCCTTCTCCGGCAAGGATCCGTCCAAGGTCGACCGCTCGGCCGCCTACGCCGCCCGCTACGTCGCCAAGAACGTGGTGGCCGCAGGCCTGGCGCGCCAGTGCCAGGTGCAGGTCAGCTACGCCATCGGCGTGGCGCGTCCGATCAATATCACGGTCTACACGGAAGGCACGGGCAAGATTTCGGACGAGAAGATCGCCGAACTGGTGCAGGAGCATTTCGACCTGCGTCCGAAGGGCATCGTGCAGATGCTGGACCTGCTGCGCCCGATCTATGAGAAGACCGCCGCCTACGGCCACTTCGGCCGCGAGGAGCCGGAGTTCTCGTGGGAAGCCACCGACAAGGCCGCCGCGCTGCGCGCCGCCGCCGGCCTCTGA